From the genome of Fibrobacter sp. UWT2:
CCGGGTAACTTCGACAGCCCCGAAATGGATATGACAGTCCACAGCTCATTCAATACCCTGGTGGGCTGGGGCAAGGAAGTCTGCGTCGATAACCCAAACGGCATCCAGAACACGAGCGTCATTCCGACATTCATTCAAGAAAAGAATTTTGATACAGGCTCCCAGGCAATCGATGCAAATCTGATTCAAAACGGCGATTTTTCTGCCGACGAACCGCTAACCAACTGGCAAGTGGACTTCTGGGGCGGCAAGGCCGACGTCAAGGTCACGAACGGCGTTGTCCGTTTTGACATCAAGAAGGCTGGCAAGGAATCCTGGAACCTGCAGTTCAAGCAGAAACTTTCGCTCCGCGAAGGTATCACCTACATTTTCAGCATGCGCGCCAAGGCCGACAAGCCCCGCACCCTGAATGTGAATATCAAGCGAGATTCCGAAGAATATACGCCCTACGCCAACGGCCGTATCCTGGACTTGAGTACCAGCTGGCAGAGCTTTAGCTGGAAGTTTACCATGAAAGAAGATACGGACCCCGATGCCTTGTTGATTTACGATATGGGCGGGGTACCGATTTCTTGGGAACTCAGCGATATTTCGCTTGTGCAGGCCCGCAGCGTAGAAGACCGCCTCAACCGAACCTTCCAGCGCAATGTGCAGAAGAATTCGGGCTATTTTAACGCCCCGAATGGCCCCTGGGAATTGCATTTGTATTCCACCAAGGGTGAGCTTCTGGAGGTGCTCGACAAGGGGCGTGGTGGCGAAGGCATGCGCCAGTACCCCAAAATCGAACGCAGCGGAATCATGGTGGTGAAGGACTTATCCAAGTAACCGTCACACCTGTGAATATTCCAACTTGAACTAAAAAAAGTCTAATATTTTTTACATATAAAGCACTTTTTCAATGAAAAAGTGCTATTATAATACATAAGAAGGAAAAATATCTCTGGCGTAATACACCACGGAGGGAGTATTTATATGAATCTACAGGAATACGTCAATCAATTTGACTCAATGACCTGTATTATCTCCGTGGAGAAGTTACCCGATGGGTCGTACGGGAAAATCAGAATAGAAGTGGGGAACCCTGCGTATCTTGCCTCTTTCGAACAAAAATTCGATTCACCAGCCATGATGAATGGCGGGAAAGGATTTGTTCCCGGACTTGAATACACTGAATATCTGCCCAGAGACTTGAATTTCGAACATTTTATTCGTTCTTGCGCGGTTGACAAGAAACCGATGCATGCCTATATCCATCCGGACCGTT
Proteins encoded in this window:
- a CDS encoding cellulase family glycosylhydrolase, with translation MNMVSAKPGFFVQDRFLYSKDNEKVILRGINHMFIWTDREGKTIPEIAKTGANCVRIVWNTRGRVSDLDNIIAQCISNGMIPIPEIHDTTGNWERLGDAVDFWLREETVQMISNHQQYLILNIGNEPGAESKSADEFFTVYNSIVTRMRAANIRIPLMIDADQWGQSEKNLLKVGPKLLQADPEHNLLFSLHMWWPSERHDPKATGYATVQDRIRGVLEASVEKNLPLIVGEFAPVAAGDIKEIPYKFIMAEAERLSIGWLAWSWGPGNFDSPEMDMTVHSSFNTLVGWGKEVCVDNPNGIQNTSVIPTFIQEKNFDTGSQAIDANLIQNGDFSADEPLTNWQVDFWGGKADVKVTNGVVRFDIKKAGKESWNLQFKQKLSLREGITYIFSMRAKADKPRTLNVNIKRDSEEYTPYANGRILDLSTSWQSFSWKFTMKEDTDPDALLIYDMGGVPISWELSDISLVQARSVEDRLNRTFQRNVQKNSGYFNAPNGPWELHLYSTKGELLEVLDKGRGGEGMRQYPKIERSGIMVVKDLSK